Genomic window (Neoarius graeffei isolate fNeoGra1 chromosome 13, fNeoGra1.pri, whole genome shotgun sequence):
AGATCCAAATGTATCTGTGACAATGTCTGTGACTATGTATATATGTCTCTACTGTATGTGTGAAAACAGTCTGATATGTATACACGCCTGTGACCATGTCCATGTGTTTGCGATTATGTACGTCTCTACTGTATGTATGAAACAGCCCTTAAAACGTGCTATGAAATGTATGCAAACTGTGAAAAAGAATTTCCCTAAGGGGACCGACCAACCGAACGACCGACCAATTTGAAGCAAATTTATTATGAAATTGGTCCCAGAGCGACAAAACTTTTAGCAAAACGTATCCGGAAACAGCAAGCAGTGAAtactatacaaaaaaaaaaaattagagttcCACATACCACTGAGCTAATACATGAACCAGAGGGCATAGAGAGGGCATTTCAGGGGTTCTATAAAAAGTTAAAATACGCAGCCACCCGCTGCAAATGAAGAGGaaatgagaaatttttttttagaaatattAGATTTACCATCAATTGGCTCGAGACAAAATGAAAGATTAACAGCACACATTCCAAGAAAAGAGATTATTCAAgccataaattcattgaaaaataataAACCTCCAGGGAGCGATGGCTAACCTGCAGAATGGCAGAAGGTTTTTAAGGAAGAATTGATACCAGCACTCCAGGCCTCTTTTAACTGGACTCTTAAAGAAAATAAAACCCCATTAACATGGAGAGAAGCAATTCTCTCAATCATTTTAAAACCAGGCAAAGATAAAGATAGATGTGACCGATCTCAATAAGGAATATAGATTATAAAATACTGTATATACATCCATTATCTCCAaaagaataaatacatttattgcaGAAATAATAGATGAAGATCAAACAGGATTCATATCAGATCACCAAACACAAGACAGTATTCGAAGATAATTGGCCAAACACAGAAAGGGAGACAAAGCACTGTACTGGTTAGTGTTGATGTGGAAAAGGCATTCAACTGTGttaattggaaattactctaatcAAGTACGAGAACGATTTGGTTTCAATAATAAATCTGTACAAATGATTAAAACACTATCAAAAACCTTCAGCTAGAATAAAAATTAATGGAAATCTGACCGACAAAATATTGTTACAGAGATCGACCAGACAAGGGTGCTGTCTGTCGCCGATTCTCTTCGCAATCTTTATAGAACCTTTAGCTCAAGCAGTTCGACAAAATAAACAGAGATTAAAGGAGTCACAATTAAGGGTgtagagcagggcttttcaaagtgtggggcgcccccccccgggggcgccagagttcttcaggggggggcgcaacgtgaggaaaaataaaccagaataagttactattgcggacatttagcgaacttcagctagcctttaccagaggcaaaatggatcgatttttagtacctaaagctacagtgagtgaggagacagagtctgggccaagcaaaaaaacagagcctccaggatgttgcgatttgcaacttcaacgcaaattcaaccaatccccgcgaattcagggcggtgttgcaattatatccaatcaccgcaactttcccgcaaatttgaccaatcgttggcgtcatcttgaggtgacgctgacaaactaccttccgccttacttctgtgtatacgttcaagagaagcagcatgtgcgcagtgttgccagattgggcggtttcaagtgcattttggtgggttttgaacatattttgggctggaaaacgtcagcagtatctggcaacactgcatgatgtgcgagtcagtgtttatgtaggcttaaatactgttactgaaagtgtgttgtgtttacggtgaaggactgtgtgcactttacattattttttttttacttaatacaagaaattaatggatgccaacatttttgccaaaatggtattttattttccattgtttagacagcttcagcatcatactgtgagattctgttcaaattgtttttttcttctatgaagcctgagccatttattttattagtttataattattgtttaatttagtcttcaggagagactgcctgcacacagtactagtattaatatttttttttcttacatgaaagctgaggcatttatattatattttaaggtaacttcatgttgtgctgtgaggttctctgcactttaacttttgaaccaacaggtgcatttggataagtaaagcctatttttctgcatttttgtagtcctggtaatcttttatattggtaaagttgtttataggaccatttctcagtgtctttgttttttttaatcaatagtttttcagtaataacttaatatttaacatatcactcaattttaatcacaaaaagagaaaatcgcaacaatttcttgcaactttcacttcctcccgcaatgtaatcgcaacaaaaacctaaagaacaccgcaactttcattgcaattttttggaaaaccccgcaacatcagacattttagccgcaacaatcacaaaaaaggcccgcggaatcctggggggactgaaaaaagaaggaagtctgaccacgattatttaaagtttggattttcatggactggatctgaagatgctccactgccacagtgtgttgtctgccaagaggtgctagctaacgatgctatgagatgtttaaaatgtgtaaaacaagatgttttaaaaagcacagatgtttaaaatgtgaaaaagaaaaaatgtatacaacaaccattttttaaaaatacgaatggaacattaagtatagcaacaacaaaaattgtaagggggggcgctgttgtttatttgctctccgaggggggggcggactctcccacactttgaaaacccctgctgtaGAGCATAAAATTGGGCTTTTTGCTGATGACAATAGCTTTCCTCAAGGAACCGAACACATCGCTCCCTAATCTGACGAAGCTACTGGAACTGTATGGACATTTCTCAGGATATAAATCAATGTATCTAAAACTCAGATTTCAGCACTCAACTATAACCCATCGAGAGAGATCCAGGAATTATACAAATTAAATTGGAACTTAAAAGCAATTAAATATTTGGGTGTTATGGTCACTAAAAACCTTCCTGAGCTGTATAGTGCTAACTATAAACATTTAAAACAAGAAATGCAGAAAGATAACAAGATAGTCTACTTTACCACTGGATTTAAATTCAAGAATTGATGTAGTTAAActgaatacaggtagtcgtcgacttacgacctatacgacttacgaccgatcgactttatgaccgtctggttatgactgacaagtgtttcccagctgagcgtacgacagtttccgccccagctcccggcagcgcccagcatccagccagtgttgccagatactgctgacggtttccagcccaaaatatgttcaaaacccgccaaaacgcacttaaaaccgcccaatctggcaacactgcatccagcctcttctattatgtgtgcagtgtttcgctggacaaacaacgagcgaactacagcgcgcgtacggcttaaccagatgtTGTGCTATAACATGCACAGCTGGTAATCagagtaactttcacttttctgttctgtgtccaaaatgaaaagttagttttcaactgttcagctaaaaaaactgtaattaaaacgattgtgttgttgaaatgatgtgtttgcaatttatttataatcaaaaactgatgcaggtggatgaaagagtgataaagTCCTACACTAgtgctactgagtgataagaagtcctagtgaatgcttgataagtagacaataataaataattaggtgtatttttcggctgCGTACGcactatggctcaaaataatgtaccggcaagaaataaaagttaattTCACCCCTGAATATGCagcgtttgacttaaaccaaataatgagccacggtaatgaaataagaaaatgttgataaaataagactttaagatgattacaatatcattacacatcacaatatacttacgttcatttaacatagaccgacttatgaccagatcggtttacgaccggtcagtcgcaaCCAAACCCAGTCGTAAGTTGACGACGACCTGTATTCTACCCAGATTTCTATACGCGTTCCAATCCCTGCCAATAGACGTCCCCCAAGGCCAATTCACAGATTGGGATGGAATGATCTCTAGATTTGTACGGGGTGGTAAAAACCCCAGAGTCCAATATAAAACCCTCCAGCTCCCCAAAGAAAGAGGTGGTATGGGTCTTCCGAAGCTGATGGAGTATTTTTACGCTGCTCAACTGAGACCTGAATATTGTTGGTGCAAGTCAGAATttagagcaaaatggaaagataTAGAAAAAGTAGTAAACCAAATTCCAATTCAAAATATGGTTGGGGATAGTCAGTTATGTAAGGAACTTAAAATTAATACAAATCCGATAACAGTACACACATTAGATCTGTGGTTTAAAGTAGTGAAAAAGTACAAGATTCAGAGTGATGCAAAAATATTAAAACGGGTAGCTTATGACAGCAATTTTAATCCGGCAAAATATGATGAAAGATTTATACGTTGGTCAGAAAAAGGAATAACTGCGTGGTGCGTGTTAGAAAACAAAGGGGAGCTGGCGAGTTTTGAAAAACTCAGAAGAAGCTTTGAATTAGATTCACACGAATCGTTTAGATACTTTCAAGTAAGGGACTACGATAAAAAGGAGATCAAGTTGGATTCTTCCGGGCGAGTGAATGATGTCATCCGAATCGTAGTTAAAGCACATCAGGACAGTAGCACAAGAATAATCTCATCACTATATCAAGGACTGGGTACGAACAACAAACATTCAACTAAATATATTAAGGTGAAATGGGAGGAAGAACTTCATGTAGAAATCACAGATGAGTGGCGGCACAAAATGTGGAAGATGCATCACTCGTCTACTAATTCACGAATTTGGAGGGAGTTTGCATGGAAGAATCTGATCCGGTTTTTTATTACACCGAAAATGAAGAGTAAGCAGCTGCACAGCCGACAGAAACGTCGGCGAGGATGTGGATCTTTTAATGTAGACCACTCTCACATCTTTTGGAAATgtcaaaaaataaatgtattctGGGAGATGGTATGTAGGGAGCTACAGCAAATATTAGGATATGGAGTGCCGAAGACTTCTTTAGTGCTTTATTTATGTAgattcactcactcacctcactcactcacgccaGCTTCAGTTGTAAACGACCATGCCAGGGAGGCAACagttcatcatcatcaccaccaccaccacctatggacccttttcacgtgacgtcacgacaaacgcggccgccattttggacgtgtactaccagtagtttaccacagccagcattgaggaacggcagcaaagaaagtttttactttcagcaagacttccatcatgccactatattgttgtgcacctggatgtagtaaccatcaacaaacaaggcaaggtttatcattttatcggatcccgacggagaagatggatagcggccattaacaggaaagattggcagccctcggcataccagcgcttgtgcagtgaccactttgttggaggtaagacgaataaaattagccagaaaaggcattacattgctgttaacattctgtggcggcgagtgtgtaaccaaataggctaaaataacccattgtaacctctttgttcttctgtagtagctattagctaacgacattagctagcgttgtgttcctttgctgttggtagactgtaggacagatcagaggcagtgtcctacaaacagcgcttaatttgagggggagcaagccggagcacgctccggaacctcgggcgttggctccggcagctatttacactggatccggtgatccgacacctcttttgactatgtaacaaaaaaaaaaaaaaaccaaataattaaataaaaaaatgcaagtttatttagtgttaatgtctgattttgatatctgccttgttggtgatttctctcatgaaacgacatccacaaaatatctgcagatgaacttaatttgcagtgttattacaaaacatgcccagaagcgcagcgccacgcccccctccccccttctttttttccgcaccggagccgctcatcctctgctctccgggacctcccactttacaaattaagcactgcctacaaataagtgttcaaaacaagaggagcatgtatttgtctcttaaatccaggccgttccctgtaatctgtaacactgggttggagaaagtaatggcaaatagtgagtgcacaaaccgtagaaggtaaactgtacacagcgccagggcagtgtgatggtatgtctacttttagattgtgttagcttatcaatgaacacactcgtcactcgacgagtttcacgtctttacgacggatacttaaatgtgtgttcggtattattgttgcagtctaagcagtcattgtagcagctagatgagcgagaaccgaaagggtctgtgccataaaccgttatttctgtacggcgttgctaatgtgtcgttactgttgttatttctccctctgctcgccctgtaaatgccctacgtcgctggatagcgaaggtgttttctgcatctcgctcctttttcttgtatgttctccgtttgtcgccttcctcgcattcaaaccaattcgagccgaagtccgctacatgtccaaaatggtggtcgcgtttacgaaggtcacgtgactgaaaagggtctatagctgaCAGGGGATTCCGCCGTCTTTTGAGTCTCTCCAGGTTATCCACCCTAACACCGCACCGGAGACTTGCATGCCAAGTGTCACGACCAATGCATACAGATGTCCAGGTCGCAGGGTTTATTTGGAAGTCTTTCAGATCTCGTTTCAGAACATCCTTGTACCTAAGGCAAGGTCAACCAATTGCCCTTGATCCATCTTTGAGCACACTATGGAGGATGCACGGAGGTAGGCGAGATTTTGGCACTCTGTGGACACGCCCAGCCCACTTGAGTCGAATGGATTTCAGGATACATGATGGAGGGCTGGAATCTGTGATGTGAAAAAGGTCCTCGTTGGTAATCTTGTCTTTCCAAGTGACACCAAGTATAGATCTTAAAGATCTTGTGTGAAAAGCACCGAATTGCTGTTCTTGATAGCGATAAGTTGTCCAGCATGAAAAGCCGTACAGAAGAAGTACGCTCAAAACACAAGCTTCGGACACTCTTACTTTGGTCTTGATGGTAAGTTTCCTATTTCTAAACACCTTTCTCAAGTTTTCCAAACACAGTGGAAGCTTTGCCAAGTCTCGTAGACAGTTCTTTATCAAGACAAAGATTAGATGTTATAGTTGATCCAAGATATGTGAAGGAGTCAACATTAGCGAGTGTTGTGTTGTTGATTGAGAAGCTTAGATTACCAGTTAGAGATAGGACAACTGTCTTCTCAAGACTAATGGTGAGACCAAATCTCTGGCATGCCGTACTGAACTCATCCAGAAGTTCTTGTAGCTGTAGGGCTGAGGATGCACACAAAGCAGCAGCATCTGCATACAGAAACTCGCGGACAGCAAGTCTTTGGACTCTTGTTTTGGCTTTGAACTTAGCTAGAGAGAAGTTGTTTCCATCATCTCGAGTAAGCAGAGAGACTCCTAGTCCTACATGGTCAGGAATGTTCTGGTATGCTGTTCTGAAAACGTAGGCAAAGTAGATGCCAAAGAGAGTAGTGGCTAAGACACAGCCTTGCTTAACACCTCTATTGATGGGAAAGCAATTAGACGTGTCGCCATCATACTGGACTTTACCTTTCATTCCACGGTGGAAGAACTTTACAAAATTCACAGGGACTGATATTACTCATGATGGATACTACTGGTGGCAGGCAAGAAAGCCATGACTAGGAACTGGGGAAAGGAAACACCAGCAACGAAGACCAATGGATAACAATTGTGGAAGAAATCTTTTTAATGGAAAAGTTGACGCACATACTGAGGCTACAGGGAGCACAACTGGACAGGAAATGGGAAAAATGGACCCTATACAGGACTCTAAATGCTGATGCTGGACTGGAATAATAATTGAAAAATAAACCATTTTACAAGACTGGAAGAATAGTGTGCTCTCCCCGGGCAGCCTTCTGTTTCGTTTACTCGTGTTTGTTTTAATTGTTGCAAAAACGCGTCCGTCAATAAAAATTTaattgacaaaaaaaagaaacaggaaatcaagacaacaggtagaaaggctcagtaatacgtctcgtaatacttcgcgatgcagaTGCATcaacacagtccttaaataggcaaacacagttCTTTacttgagctcaggtgcgccttgttcacggcgggcgtgctggagtccactcggcgccTTCAGGTGCGCGCGCCACGGAGCGCAGGAACGACACTCCAgcgctgatgaagctggcaaatctcaaaattaacctGAATCGGAATGatgtggcgatctggccgctgcgtaaacagctttcaaaatggcggcactgacacttcatgtttgaagtcttgcacaagtctcgtgaagatcgcgtaaataagcgacgcctgccgtggaccgaacgaactacattcaacataactaaaaaccgaaaaggccgataagcgcaatataatatgccaatacaagtcacgatacaaggttaaaaaaccgaaaacataattgagcgccttaattaagaaataacgcaagtttaaaaatgacttcggttcccCTTTAATACACATCATCACCTGGACATGCGCACGTGCAGGCGTGTACACGTGCAGCTCACCTGAGCGTGCTTGAACGTGTGCATGACAAAGATGGTGAGGCCCAGGCCGAAGATGTAGGCCAGGAAGCTGGTGTAGAAATACGTGCGCGTGTTCTTCTTCAaactgagacacagagagagagagagagacatttattaaaataataattaaaaaaaaagaaaaacccgaGAGTGTGTGTATTGCAGAGAGGGAGTGAGGAACTGTACCTGACATCAAAACGCAGGAGCAGAGCGATGAAGAtacctgagaacacacacacgATTTCATCTTCAATCACATCATCTATtaaaccactctctctctcccccaccctgTCCcccacccatctctctctcccgccccGTCCCCcacccatctctctccctctctcctgccccatccacctctctctctctctctcccccctgcctccattcattctctctctctctctctctccccccaccccgTCTCCATCCATCTCTCAGGATCAGAGCGCTGTTTCCTTTTTGACCTTTCACAAACTCTCTCTTTactccaattttattttattttttaaaccttgCATGTTTTCCTGGGGTCGGTTCGAACCGGTCGCTCCCCAGAGCTCAGGACAGACCGCTGTTTAATCCTCACATGGAACTATTTCAATTTTATCCTTACACACACAGCACTAAgagtttttatttaaataaataacgaGTGGTCAGATGTGTTGAATAAACTCATCCTGTCCTTCCTCACTGCACTGGGGATGAAACGTTCAGGAAGGTTATCAGTTCAGAGCCCACATGACGCCGATCCCAGACCTGAGCTCTTAAACAGGATGTAGATCAGAAATACACCGACATTTCTGCTACACACACTCGCCTGCTAAAGCTCTGTCCACTAGGGGGCAGGTGAGAGCTTAAACACACCCACAGTAAGTGTTTAACCACACCCTCTCCAATCCTCAGTCTGATCCCGTACCTGGAATAACGATGTCTCCGAGTCCCAGCATGGCAAAGTTACTGGCGTCCAGACCTTTCTCCAGCAGATCCTGAGGGAAAACCActgcaggacacacacacacacacacacacacacacatatctcagTGCTGAATTCCTGAAGTGTTTTTGAGTTGCAGCGTCTCAGCAGTGAATTAAATCATGAATCTGACTCACACTTAATCGGAGCTTCAAAGGACTTGGCCACAGTCACCATCACATTAGTGCCAAACACCTGAAACAAACACAACCTTCACTTCATCCTGCACATTTCTctgctccacacactcacacacacaggcctgAGGTTCAGACAGGAAGTTTCCTGTCGTGTTAAAGATCCGGACACGTTTTGTTCTGATTCATAAACATCccgaaagtgttttattccttttacaccacagTCGTGAGTCACACTCCTTCACCTGCTCTGGGTTTGGACTCCATTCTGCCTCACCTGCTCCAGTACCGGTACCTGTCTGACTGAATCCGAGTGGAATTATCAAGTGAGAGAGAGGAACTGACCCAGAAGATGTCGTAGATGAACAGCCCCCCCAGCAGGATGCAGCCGGTACTGACGTTATTCAGGTGAAGCAGCTCCACTCCGTTCAGAGCAAACGCCAAGCCGAACAGGTTATTAGCCACCCagtgctgaaacacacacacacacacgattcagTGTGAACAGTAAACAGATGTGACATAAAACACAGAATCTTTGATGAATGTTGTGTGTGATGTGAGGGAGAACACGGCTCACAGCTCAAACGTTCTGCCGCGGCGTTCTGCCCCCGAGCTGAGAGTCGTTACACTCCGTTACAGCGCTCAGCTGCTCGCTGTGTTTATACTACAGTAAACATCACTTTCAAGCCTCATCAGATTCCTGACCAAAACACTGACCTGAGCAGCACactggtgcagtgtgtgtgtgtgtgtgtgtgcgtgtgtgtgtgtgtgttgtaccttTTTCAGGATGTACCACACTCCCACCACACTGCTGATTCCCAAACTAATCAGGTCTTTAGTGTCAAACTCGTAGTTCACAATTTCTgaaagagggaaaaaaataaaataaaatttctacACACTCTCCTGCAGGAGGCGCTGTACACGCTGGTGTTTTGTTGGTGCTGAATATTTTCCCCAGCGTTCCAGATTTAATAACTGAACGAGTGTGTGTAAGTAAAGTGCGGCGGTGTTCACTGTTCACCATGAGATTGGGAATCGCAAGTTAAGACTTCTAATCAAACGCAGTGTACTAACGAACGTGAGCTGTGCGgaagggggcggggcttccaggAGGTCAGCTGAGTTCAAAACACAGATGCAACTGTCAGTCAATCCCCCCAGGGGAGTAATCATCAGTCAGCGTGTTTCAGTGTAAAATTAAATTCCTGCTGAATATTAACGAGTTAAAATACTGAATGTTTTTAAATGTATTCAGAGTTTACAGGTTCATCACGTGTCtctagacagacacacagacacacacacacactccgacgCTGGGGCGGAAACACTCACCTTCTTTACTCTCTCCTGAGCCCTGAGTGAAGAGCAGCTGGTACTGTTTACTGGGCAAACTCGCAGGAAGAAACCTGTTCATGATgggactgaacacacacacacacacacacactattcagtGGGAAAACGTCTAAAGACTGTGGCTTGGGAGTGTAAATCTCTCTCGCTCACCTCAGCGTGTGTGACAGAGCTAAAATCCCCAGCACAAAGAAGTACATGGACAGCAGTAAGTTGATGTACTCCTGCGAGAAAatctagaaaataaaaataagtttGATGAGGCTGATGTGATGAATAAAAAGCACGGctgtgacctctctctctctctctctctcaacacatcACACAGGAAGAGAGTCGTACGCGAGTTTCACTCCAAACACAACGGTCGCGCTGGACGAGTTTCACAATTCATCTTAACGTTTTAATGCAATTTTCAGAATGACTTCATCAAGAGTGCATGTACATAAacctacactccccggccactttaataggaacgtggtgttggttctaagatccctgttcttggctgcaggagcggaacccaatgtgttcttctgctgatgcttttctgctcaccacggttgtaaagagtgatgatatgagttactatatccttcctgtccatttccctctgaccctctcttatcaacaaggcgtttgtttccacccacagaactgtcgctcactcactcagtgttttttgttttccgccccattctgtgtaaactctagagactgttgtgtgtgaaaaccccaggaggagatcagcagcttctgaaatactcaaacctcacactcatctggctcaaaccaccaacacccataccacagtgagagacagaa
Coding sequences:
- the hm13 gene encoding minor histocompatibility antigen H13 codes for the protein MADVEQSSALPPLDGINGTENGTDTVNGTAGRFVATAEGTALAYGSLVLMALLPIFFGALRSLSTSKSKNSSEMPETITSRDAARFPIIASCTLFGLYLFFKIFSQEYINLLLSMYFFVLGILALSHTLSPIMNRFLPASLPSKQYQLLFTQGSGESKEEIVNYEFDTKDLISLGISSVVGVWYILKKHWVANNLFGLAFALNGVELLHLNNVSTGCILLGGLFIYDIFWVFGTNVMVTVAKSFEAPIKLVFPQDLLEKGLDASNFAMLGLGDIVIPGIFIALLLRFDVSLKKNTRTYFYTSFLAYIFGLGLTIFVMHTFKHAQPALLYLVPACVGFPVIVALLKGELMEMFRYEESSPEPDASTKEEKSESDKDK